A part of Prolixibacteraceae bacterium genomic DNA contains:
- a CDS encoding transposase, whose amino-acid sequence MRLRSSKSKRVNVIGAVNRKGKLIYEIHKDSVNTDIFIEFVDKLCNQITRKIILVLDNASIHKSKKFKDKIEQWEEEDLYIYFITPYSPELNIIEIL is encoded by the coding sequence ATTAGATTACGCTCTTCTAAAAGCAAAAGAGTCAATGTTATAGGGGCCGTAAATAGAAAAGGTAAATTGATATATGAAATACATAAGGATTCCGTAAATACTGATATATTTATCGAATTCGTTGATAAACTATGTAATCAAATAACAAGAAAAATAATACTTGTCCTTGATAATGCCTCGATTCATAAATCTAAGAAATTTAAGGATAAAATAGAGCAATGGGAAGAAGAGGATCTATACATATACTTTATCACACCATATTCGCCAGAATTAAATATAATTGAGATATTGTGA
- a CDS encoding DUF3303 domain-containing protein, whose amino-acid sequence MKNFMIIERFKPNCFDKVYERFNEKGRMFPDGLNYLNSWVNKEKNICFQLMETSDIKLFEKWFENWSDLTEFEIAPID is encoded by the coding sequence GTGAAAAATTTTATGATTATAGAACGTTTTAAACCAAATTGTTTTGACAAAGTTTATGAACGATTTAATGAAAAAGGGAGAATGTTTCCAGATGGATTAAATTATTTAAATTCTTGGGTAAATAAAGAGAAAAACATTTGTTTCCAATTAATGGAAACGAGTGATATAAAATTATTTGAAAAATGGTTTGAAAATTGGAGTGATTTAACAGAATTTGAAATTGCACCTATAGATTAA